GCGCCCCACGGGAATGTCGAGATCGACATTGGAAAGCAGCGATTGGCGGGTTCCGAATGCATAGGGTTCATCAGTCACGCCATTAAGATGGATCATTACGGCCCCTCACATCGGCTGGATATTGCTGCGGGCCAGGCGTTCGGCAGCCAGGGCAATCACGGCCAGGAAAACCAGCGAGGTCAGGAAATAGGTCAGGCTCGCATCCTGCGACTTGTAGCTGGTGAAGTACGCCGAACGCAGCAGTTGCATGCCATGCGCGAACGGCGACCAGAGAACCAAGGACTGCATCTGTTCCGGCAATTGCTCCGACACGAAGAACACCCCCGAAAATATCTGCAGGAATCGCTCGATCACGGGCGCCAGCCGAAGAAAAAAATGCCACGCCGTCGCGATCGCGCCGAACAGCACGCCCATGGCGGTTCCGCCCACCCCCATCAGCACCACGAAAAGCACGAACCCGGACCAGCTCTCGGGCAGCGTGATGAAACCGAAAGCGCTGCCCGCGCCGATCAAAATGCCGAATACCACCAGGTATACCGAGACATAGATCAGCGCCTGCACCAATGCACCCATTAGCGGCGTCACTCCCTGGAAGTTCAGTAATCCGCGCGCCGACACGTAGCTCGTGCTGCTCCTGAAGATGATCTGCCGGAACATGATCCACGTGGTCGCGCCCAGCAGCGAAAACGTCGGCACATCCATACCCAGGATGTAATGCGTTCCCATCAGGAAATACAGCGACGAGATCAGCGTGAGCAATACGACGGGCCCGACCAGGGCCCACAGCAAGGCAATCCGGCTTTCGCCGTGCATGACGTGCAGCTGATAGACGAACATCGGCAACAGGGTACGCAAGCGGGGCCGGCCTTCGTCGACGTCGCGCGGA
Above is a genomic segment from Bordetella genomosp. 11 containing:
- a CDS encoding ABC transporter permease, which codes for MSNEERIKGWRARRQDRNYAVGSGVAAWRLDVSALFDPRTSPAAVFRRLVARLQGEKHDTVAARRAVYEAVQSELEKEIERSGAAEADADFPRRRLRIMVRLLELDIRAGADVFEPGYMPARLVAEDERLGAAHGRRVRRRKQEEAQQARRHASRNDVALQIELSPDEAGDLAILRERLRVLHQGYRPRDVDEGRPRLRTLLPMFVYQLHVMHGESRIALLWALVGPVVLLTLISSLYFLMGTHYILGMDVPTFSLLGATTWIMFRQIIFRSSTSYVSARGLLNFQGVTPLMGALVQALIYVSVYLVVFGILIGAGSAFGFITLPESWSGFVLFVVLMGVGGTAMGVLFGAIATAWHFFLRLAPVIERFLQIFSGVFFVSEQLPEQMQSLVLWSPFAHGMQLLRSAYFTSYKSQDASLTYFLTSLVFLAVIALAAERLARSNIQPM